The nucleotide window GTTTATAGCATTAAGGATTACAATGAGTCTATGGTAAGACAATTATTCTAGATTAATAAGTAATGGAAAATTAAAAGCATTAGAACATGCATGCATAGACCCATATACTTGTGCCCAGACTTTTTTTTACAAACGATAAGTGACGAAGGCAGAAATATATCGGATGAGATTTCAAACTCTCGACCTTTGATAAGTGGATCTGATATACCATTACCAAGCCAATATTTTAGGTATAAAAAATATATCGGATGAGGTTTCAAATCCTTAACCTTTAGTAAGTGGATTTAGTCTTAACATTTAAGGTGTAAATAAATATATTGGATGAGGTTTCAAACCCTCAACCTTTGGTAAATTTaaacaaaaaatttaatatttaataaatatattgatATGGTAATACTTGTGCCCTGACTTGGTACCATCTTAGCCACCTCAGATACAAATGATCCGAAAATTTATCTATTTGAACAGTCTTTACAAATAATAATGTAAAAAATTACATTTAGCTTGTTCATAATAGCTAAAATATTTATGTTATTACTCCTAGATGAGGCATCAGACCCTGTGACATAGGTGACAAGGTCATAAGATTATTTTAGATCGCATGGTAGTAAGCTAGTTAAACCTTTTCAAGTCCACAACCAACAGGGAGGTCTTTAATCATAACAGTGGGAGAAAATGTGACTTGCAGAAGATTGGAATCAAACATCAAACCTCCCACTAGGGTAAAGAGATGCTTCACTTAGATAAGGATGGTGGTGATAATTGACTCCAGCAAAAATGGTCAATGATTGaacaaaggcacatgtatgtactATGAACTTGTAAGCACCCATTTATTGCTTAATTATTCCACATCGAAGTATCAGATTTTGCATGTGGTGGTCCTGGCATTGTTATCTATTGAAAATGCAAATAAGTGTTCCAATATGGTGTAAGCACTTCATGTTCAGTTCTTTTTAGTGAGGCACTTCTTCCATATTTTCGAATTTTGTAACAACCATCAATATATTGCAAGAGCTCTCGACTTAAATGGAACATGATATGAAAAGTTTGTTGGTTGACTAAAATTTGGGCCCATTTGTTGGGGGACTAAGAAAGCATCAATCTATTACCCAATAATGTATgctgaaaatttttattttttactgtaGTGCATATTTAATCCAGACTTGATGGTGAAACTTGGACTAGTTCAGATTAAGTTTTGGTTTGGCTCAGTCTAGCTAACACTGAATAATGTTTgctgaaaattttcattttttacagTAGTAGATATTTAATCCAGGCTCGATGGTGATACTTGAACTAGTTCAGATTAAGTTTTGGTTTGGCTAAGTCTAGCCAACACTTCTTTCATCACATATTTGTAGATGATATTGTTAGGATGATGAAGAAATGAGTTTAAACAAAAGGTTTATTACTTTATTTGGATTTTGTGATGCCTAAGTACTTGACCTATTGCTTATTACTTCGCATGGGCAAATTCAACTTTTCAGCAATCTAATGGATATCCGAATGATTCAGGTCTATTGCATTGGTGGTGATGGAACCATGAGAGGTGCTGTAAAAATATTCGAAGAGATTCAACGCCGCAAATTGTATGTATCCCTTACAGGGATACCTAAAACAGTTGACAATGACATTGGCATCATCGATAGGTCGTTTGGGTTCCAAACTGCTGTGGAGATGGCACAACAGGCCATCAATGCAGCTCATGTCGAGGCTGAGAGTGCTGTGAATGGCATAGGACTTGTCAAACTTATGGGCAGAAGCACAGGCCACATAGCTCTTCATGCTACACTAAGCAGTCGTGATGTGGACTGCTGTCTGATTCCTGAGAACGACTTCTACTTGGAAGGGAAGGGGGGACTGTTTGAATTCCTTGATCAGAGGCTAAAGCAGAACGGACATGCTGTAGTCGTGGTAGCTGAAGGTGCTGGACAGGATATAATTCCACGAACGGATGCTCAGAAGGAAGAAAAGGACGAGTCGGGCAATCCAGTGTTCCTGGATGTGGGAGCATGGCTGAAATCCGAGCTGAAGAACTGGTGGGAACACGAGCATCCTGGAGAATTGTTCACAGTAAAGTATATTGATCCCACGTATATGATTAGAGCAGTTCCAGCGAATGCAACCGACAACTTGTATTGTACTCTGTTGGCACATTCTGCTATACATGGAGTGATGGCAGGGTACACAGGGTTTGTATCAGGTCCTATAAATGGTAACTACGGGTACATTCCAATCCAAGAGATTGCAGTTTCGAAGAACTTGGTGGATACAAAGGATCATAAATGGGCTTGGGTGAGATCAGTGACAACCCAACCGGATTTTCTTAAGATCTAAAGCTAAAGATGTAACACAGCTTGTTATGCTCTTAGTGCTCCAAGGATGAGATGGCCTGTTACTTTTTGTTTCTGAATGCTACTTTCTAGCTCTTACGTTTCAAGAAGATTATCAGATTTTAGTCAGATATTTATTTGGTCAAAGCACTTGTGGGTTTGGAACAAAGATTATATGGTACAAGTTGCATCTATTATTGGTGTTCAGCCCACCCTTTTTTATTGGATGCGTCAATTGTGGTAAGTTATCTGTTCATCCATTTGGGTGAACACATGGATGAACATAGTGCATGAGACTCCCACAGCAGGACTTTTAGACGAGCCTGTTAACACAAAATCTAATGCTCATGTAACACATTTTGAACTCTGATCTTTCATATCACAAAGGAACAACATTATACGTACATTACTCTTTTTGATAGTTCGGCAACTTAGAAGTCATTTGAttaaataataacataataagaaaattacaaGTTTACTGCATCAGAGAATGACAGAAAAGAATTCACAAAATAAATGAGGCTTGTTCTTAGTAATGGAAACTTGAAAAGAAGCATCTAAGAGACATGATCTTAGTTAACAAAATGATATGTCCAAATAAGCGTAGGCTATTTGTACACAAACAGTTGCTGCAACAATTAAAAATTGGTTGATGTTTCTAACGGCCACGCCCTCGACCACGTCCCAGAGGCCTCCCTGTTTTGCGATCAACAAAAGACAGTAAGACAAAAGCTGAGCTGATCGATGTTTAAGCAATCATGTGTAGGAAAAGGGTCCAAAGAAAAGTATACCAGCGGTAGGTTTCTTACGCTTGACCCGAGGTGTTTCCTCAACCAGTAGTGTCTCGAGGTTCAAGCTGTCGGGTAAGATGTAGTATCGAATGTTGTTACCTCTCACGCTGAGGTGATCAAGAGTAACTGGGATTTTTCCCTTCACTGTAAGTTTCAGTCTTCAAGTGTGTATTCATGCTGATATCAACGCCTGTAAGAATCAAAAAGGTATTAGATATTGCTCAACTGCCCAAAACAACAGTGAGGGCAGTTTGACTAATCAATCAGGAAGCTGTATCTACCAGGTTGGCATGACAACATATCCGCTACACCTCAAATATTTGAACTGACAGTCAAGAATGTAATCAACTTGCAAAACAACTTACTGCTAACATAAGAGTATCATCTTGCAATATCCACAGGAAACCTATCCTCATGGAAATGATACCAGAAAGGATAAAACATATTAGGTATAGGAGCATTACTTGAGAAATGAAATTAGTATGATGGGTGTTGCATCCATGCCATGTTACTAGAAAGTAGATTTCATTTTCTAAGTCTACTTATAAATAATTAAGTGATTAAGTGTAATTTTTCACCCATGTTCATTCCTTTTTTTTGGCATTTCAGTTCCGTTCTCTTAGGGAAGATAGCCAGAAATGAATGTTCAAAATCAAATATCCTAATATAGTTAAATTACTCCAGATATTTACTTGTTTTCAAATTTATTCTTGATTTTTGGGTCCATAAGTAGAAAATGAATAAGAAGCATGACCAAACAACATATAAAATGctatttttcataaatcatacatcaaatataCCAGCAATAGGCTA belongs to Musa acuminata AAA Group cultivar baxijiao chromosome BXJ3-5, Cavendish_Baxijiao_AAA, whole genome shotgun sequence and includes:
- the LOC103985498 gene encoding ATP-dependent 6-phosphofructokinase 2; this translates as MDFDFNTTASFSSSASVATANFTLSPFTLTPLPHLADHLTDVPALPTPIDRSPFYHPSPGFYIAPSDIILRHILFDLSSSDSTPSSCLPAYHRAGPRQTIRFDPAAVRAAIVTCGGLCPGLNTVIRELVVGLWEIYGVRRIFGVPSGYRGFYSADPVPLDPKMVDGWHKRGGTVLTTSRGGFNLEKIVDGIEKYGFNQVYCIGGDGTMRGAVKIFEEIQRRKLYVSLTGIPKTVDNDIGIIDRSFGFQTAVEMAQQAINAAHVEAESAVNGIGLVKLMGRSTGHIALHATLSSRDVDCCLIPENDFYLEGKGGLFEFLDQRLKQNGHAVVVVAEGAGQDIIPRTDAQKEEKDESGNPVFLDVGAWLKSELKNWWEHEHPGELFTVKYIDPTYMIRAVPANATDNLYCTLLAHSAIHGVMAGYTGFVSGPINGNYGYIPIQEIAVSKNLVDTKDHKWAWVRSVTTQPDFLKI